One Salmo salar chromosome ssa01, Ssal_v3.1, whole genome shotgun sequence DNA window includes the following coding sequences:
- the LOC106610396 gene encoding transcriptional repressor protein YY1, which produces MASGDTLYIETDGSEMPSEIVELHEIEVETIETTVVGEDDDEQPMIALQPLDSDDPHSMHHHHQEVILVQTREEVVGEDDSDMHGDDDYEDQILIPVPVPAAEEEYIEQTLVTVAGKSSGRTKKGGSGKRNKKNYLGAPESSGRKWEQKQVQIKTLEGEFSVTMWASDDKKDVDHDTMVEEHVIGDNSPPDYSEYMTGKKLPPGGIPGIDLSDPKQLAEFARMKPRKIKEDDSPRTIACPHKGCSKMFRDNSAMRKHLHTHGPRVHVCAECGKAFVESSKLKRHQLVHTGEKPFQCTFEGCGKRFSLDFNLRTHVRIHTGDRPYVCPFDGCNKKFAQSTNLKSHILTHAKAKNNQ; this is translated from the exons ATGGCATCAGGTGATACCCTGTACATCGAAACGGACGGCTCGGAGATGCCATCAGAAATAGTGGAACTCCATGAAATCGAAGTGGAGACCATCGAGACAACAGTTGTTGGAGAGGACGACGATGAACAGCCTATGATCGCTTTACAGCCCCTTGACTCAGATGATCCACACTCAATGCATCACCATCATCAGGAGGTAATATTGGTGCAAACCCGAGAAGAGGTGGTTGGTGAAGATGATTCGGACATGCACGGGGACGATGATTACGAGGACCAAATTCTTATacctgtcccagtccctgccgccgaAGAGGAATACATCGAACAGACTCTGGTGACTGTCGCCGGGAAGAGTTCGGGGCGGACGAAGAAGGGGGGAAGCGGGAAGAGAAATAAAAAGAACTACTTAGGTGCACCGGAGTCCAGTGGTAGAAAATGGGAACAGAAACAAGTCCAGATAAAGACTTTAGAAGGAGAGTTTTCGGTGACTATGTGGGCATCGG ATGACAAGAAGGATGTTGACCATGACACTATGGTAGAGGAGCATGTCATTGGGGACAATTCTCCTCCCGATTACTCCGAGTACATGACAGGGAAGAAGCTCCCGCCCGGGGGCATTCCAGGGATCGACCTGTCAGACCCCAAACAGCTGGCAGAGTTTGCTAG GATGAAGCCACGGAAAATCAAGGAGGACGACTCTCCCAGGACGATAGCTTGCCCCCACAAA GGATGCAGTAAAATGTTCAGGGATAACTCTGCAATGAGGAAGCACCTGCACACCCATGGGCCACGTGTTCACGTCTGTGCCGAATGTGGAAAGGCCTTTGTCGAAAGCTCCAAACTGAAGAGGCATCAACTTGTTCATACCGGCGAGAAGCCTTTCCAA TGCACATTTGAGGGCTGCGGAAAGCGGTTCTCCCTGGACTTTAACTTACGCACCCACGTGCGGATTCACACTGGAGACCGACCCTACGTCTGTCCGTTTGACGGCTGCAACAAGAAGTTTGCCCAATCCACCAACCTCAAGTCTCACATCCTCACACACGCTAAAGCTAAAAACAATCAGTGA